In Nostoc sp. TCL26-01, the sequence CTTTATCAAAGCTACATCAGTGCTGGAGATCAATTAAATATAGATTTAGCGGATATTAGTAATCGAAGAAAAGCAAAAGAAAATGAGCTTATTCAAAAATATAAAGCTATTCGGAGTGATGTTACAGGAAATTATTATTTTTTGACATCAGCTAATTCTTGGTTTAAAGCACAGGCAGAAGCAGTAGCGGCTGGAGGGAATTTAGTAACAATTAATAACCAACAAGAACAAAACTGGATATATCAAAACTTTTTAAGACAAAAGTATTGGATTGGACTCAGCGACCATCTAAAAGAAGGAGAAATGAGATGGATCAATGGTGAACCTGTTAATTATACAAATTGGATGCCAAATGAGCCTAACAATTTTTCGGGAAATGAAGATTTTGTCTATACAGATGGGAATGTAAATGGTCTTTGGAATGATTCGCCTGACTATTCAATAATTAGAACTCGTAATTTTCAATACCCATTACAAGGAATTGTGGAGTTCAATTTTCAACAGTATGACCAACAGGAGAAAGCTGCTAGAGATAAAGCAGTAGCCGCAAAAAATACTGTAAACAATACTCTGCAAAGTTTACATGACCAGGGAATTAGAGTTTTAACCAGTGCAACGACTCAAGCACTAAGTCCTTTGTTGATTAGCAATCTGTCTGACGAGATTAACCAACAAGTATCTGACTTAGTAATTCAGATTGACTTACCTAATCAGAAACAGCAAGAGAAATCTTTAGAGACTTCATTGCAGACTTATGTTAAGCAGAAACAGGCTGTTATTGTTCAATCTGGCATAAATGATAAAGCTATTGCCGATCTCCAATCCCTTCGTTTAGAAACTGCTTATCTAATATTAGAAGCTAATAAAGAACCTAACAAAGTACAAGCCTATTTGCAGGAATACTTTAGTCCATTTGGAACCGGGACATTTAACGAACTTATCAATACTTTTTCTGGAGGTGGATTTACTAATGATACGACATGGAGAGATGTGGGAGATTTTGCTGATGTTAATGGTGATGGTAAACAAGATTATATTGTCCCTTGGAATAACTCTGGAAAACGAGCGTTAGCTGTTTATTTAGCTAAAGGTGATGGGACATTTAATGAATTTATCAATACTTTTTCATCAGGTGTATTTACTCCTGATACGACATGGAAAGATTTGGGAGATTTTGCTGATGTTAATGGTGATGGTAAACAAGATTATATTGTCCCTTGGAATAATTCTGGAACAAGGGCGTTAGCTGTTTATTTATCTAAAGGTGATGGGACATTTAACGAATTGATCAATACTTTTTCTGGAGGTGGATTTACTAATGATACGACATGGAGAGATTTGGGAGATTTTGCTGATGTTAATGGTGATGGTAAACAAGATTATATTGTCCCTTGGAATAACTCTGGAAAGCGGGCGTTAGCTGTTTATTTAGCTAAAGGTGATGGGACATTTAACGAATTTATCAATACTTTTTCATCAGGTGTATTTACTCCTGATACGACATGGAAAGATTTGGGAGATTTTGCTGATGTTAATGGTGATGGTAAACAAGATTATATTGTCCCTTGGAATAATTCTGGAACAAGGGCGTTAGCTGTTTATTTATCTAAAGGTGATGGGACATTTAACGAATTGATCAATACTTTTTCTGGAGGTGGATTTACTAATGATACGACATGGAGAGATGTGGGAGATTTTGCTGATGTTAATGGTGATGGTAAACAAGATTATATTGTCCCTTGGAATAACTCTGGAAAGCGGGCGTTAGCTGTTTATTTAGCTAAAGGTGATGGGACATTTAACGAATTTATCAATACTTTTTCATCAGGTGTATTTACTCCTGATACGACATGGAAAGATTTGGGAGATTTTGCTGATGTTAATGGTGATGGTAAACAAGATTATATTGTCCCTTGGAATAATTCTGGAACAAGGGCTTTAGCTGTTTATTTATCTAAAGGTGACGGGACATTTAACGAATTTATCAATACTTTTTCATCAGGTGTATTTACTCCTGATACGAAATGGAGAGATTTGGGAGATTTTGCTGATGTTAATGGCGATGGTAAACAAGATTATATTGTCCCTTGGAATAATGGTGGAACAAGGGTGTTAGCTGTTTATTTAGCTACAAAAAATATCGAATTCATCCGCGACACATACTTCCCTGAACTCAGCAATCTCACCACTCTCGCCACCCTACAACAACAAATCACCAGCCAACTTACTCAATCTCAACAACAACTTGAAACCGTTAAAAACACCATCACCCAACAACAAGCCGCCGCAAATGCTGCTCTTTCTCAAGCTAACTGGTACGAACAAGAAGCCCCTACTTTCTGGGAACGCAGCCATAAACAAGGTGCATTTTGGATAGAATATCGCACTTATAAAGAAAAAAAATGGTACGGACGTAGCAAGACAAGAGTACAAGAAATTCGTCACGTTGATCATGATTGGATCATCTGGGATACCTACACCAAACAAGCTGCTAACCTCAAACAATACGCCGCCGATCTCCTCAAAGGTGTAGAAACTAACACAACCCAACAAAACACCGTCACCACAATTCTTACCCAGTGGAACGCTGCTAAAAGCATTGCCGATGATGCACAACTAACCTACGACCAACTCCTCAGTCAACTTCAACTCCTCGAAGCCGAAAGACAACTCACTCCCGAAAAACAGGCACAACTTGCCACTCTAGAAAAACTGCTCCCCACCCTCAAAACTCAACTCGCACAAGCACAAAAGGAAGTCACTACTGCTAAAGCCAAAGTTACCCAAGAATGGGGAGAATACCAAACCAGTGCTGATACTTATCAAACTGCTCTCAATGACATCCTGAAACGCAAAGCTACCCTAGAAACCCAATCTCAACAACTACTACAGGAAATCAAGGAAGTTGAACAATGGGTAAGCTCACAAACCACCGCCATTGACACCGAAATTCAAACAACTACTACCCTCAAACAACAATTAAAAACCCAACTGGATGAAATTGCTAAAAAACTAGTAACCAATTCTACCAACAATGACCTACTCAGTCAAAAAACCCAACTCCAAGAAGCCATCCAGTTACTAACCCATAAAGAAACTATTCTCACAGCCCAAAAAGCCACCCTTACCCAAAAACAAACCCTTCTCACAACCCAAAAAGACGTTATCCAAAATGAACAAAAACTCCTCCTTGCCTATCTAGTCAGTCCCGACAACGACACCAGTAACCTAGAAAAGTTACTCCAAGACAGTCGTGCAGCCCTCGCAGAAGCACAACGCCTAGCCCAACAAGCGGAGGCTAGTAGTCAGGTTTTAACAGCCTCGATGGAAAACTTGCAAACCTTCTTACAATTGCAAAATGATAAATATCTCACCGCAGTCAAAGATAAACAAAACGCCTTAAAAGCGATACTTGATGCAACCGAACTCAAAGAAAATTACACCCTCAAAGCAGCGCAAAAACAAGAAGAACTTAACACCCTCTCAACACAAGCCCTGCAACGCTTGAAAGAAGCTAGCGACGCAGGCAGCAAAGAAGCTAAAACCCTTCTGGATGTTGCTCGGAATAAAAATATTGCTACTGCTGCTGAACTCTATTACAAAGATTACAGCGACTTAGCCAGCGATAAGGGTGGCGCATGTGCGGCAGGTCTTGCTCGTCCAGAAGACCGCATTTTGGCAGATCATTACTATGCCGAAATGGTCAAATACAAAGACTTAGAAAAGTTGTCTCAACAACAAGCGAATCAATTTGCTCAAATTCGCACTACCGCAGAAACCCAGCTAGAATTTCTCAAACAACAGCAAAACCTAGCCAGTAAAGAATTAGCTGATTTAAAAGCTAGCATTGGTAATACTCAAAATATCATTGATGCTCAAAAGCAAGCTTTAAATGTTGCTCAATTGCGAGTTGAGGCTCTTTCGGAACTGCGAAACTGGACAGAACAAACCCTTAACCAAGTCCTGCAAGTTGAAAAGCTGAATTTAGCACAGGCAAAAATCGAACAAACCATTGCCCAACAGCGCCAAAACGGGATTGACGATGCCATAGCACAACAGTTAGAACGCGATCGCCTATCCATTGACCGCCAAAAAGCGATCGCCACTGTCAAACTAGAACAACTTACCCAAATCACAGCCGAGGACACCTTACAACAAGCATTAAATGATCTGCGTTCTGACTTAGGACTTACCCCCATTGAAGACTTTATTCAAAAAGCCGAATGGAAGGCAGATTTAGCCGGCATCTTAGTTGATATTGAGGCATTAAAACAGAAAAAAGAATTCAGCACTGATCTGAAAAACCTCTTAAATGCCACCTCTCAAGACATTCACACAGCATTACAAGGTAAAGAAGCGAAAACCATTCAAGATAATCTACTGAAAACAACTGATGCACTGATTAAACAGACAAATAGTTATAGTAGTGCGATCACAATTCTACAACAAGAAGAACAAACCTATCTTACACTCCAACAAAAAGCGACAACTGACTTACAAGGAGCAACTAAACTATTACTCGCTGAGATTGAGAAGACAGGTAAATTAGATAGCGAAAAGCAGTTATTAACTCAACAGAATTTAGAGGCATTGTATAAAGTTGCCAATGCTAAAAATGCGGGCGAAATTTCTACTGGTTTAGCCAAACAATCACTAGATATTCTCAATCAAATAATTGATGGCAGAATTCAGGAACGAAAAATACGGGAAAAAGCATTTGTCAATGAGCTTTTAGGAGCAGCAACTTTAGTAGTCGCAGTTGTTGCCACTGTTTTGACAGCTGGTGCAGCCGCAGCTGGTGCAGGATTAATAGGAACAACAGTAGTAGGAGGAGCAACTGTTTTAGGTGTATCAACTACAACGATTTCTTCTCTTGCCAGTACATTCAGTCTGATTAGCAGTTCCCTTAGTGCTGTTCAATCAGCATATAACGGAGATTGGGCTGGTGCGATTTTTAATGCAGCTATGGCTTATGCCACCTTTGAAATTAATGCTATAAATACCGAACTGGCTCAGAATGCTGATGTTGTGAATGCCACAAAAGCAATTGATGTTGCTAAAAAAGCTGATAATGCCAAATTAGTGACTGAATTGACTCAAAAGCTAGAAAATTTAAAATATACTTTATCTCCAAATTTACTGGACTTAAAAAGATTTCAATCTGTCGCTCAAGGCTCTTATAATGCTTACAAGTATGCCGAAACTGGAGATACCAAGCTTGCACTATTATCTGGCATTCAAGGACTTGCGAATGCAGCATCGTTAGGAATTGCTGACCTCAAAGATTTAAGTAAGGTTTCAGATGCTCAAAAATTCTTTATTACTGCTGGACAAGTTTCCCTTGTAACTGCTGAAGGTGTAAAGGCAATTGAAGATGGAAACTGGTTAGAAGCAGCCAAGGCTATAAGCAGTATTGCCAGAACAATTGATAAAAACTTTGCTCTTGGACTAGGGGAAGCAGGCAAGAAAGAACTTACAGATATAACTGGATTAAAATGGGAAGAAATCCAAGATTTAAGAAAACTAAGTTCAGCTTTATATCAATCCATTAATAATGAAGATTGGATTAAAGTCATTCAAGCAGCAGGTAAAGCAATTAATCTTGTTGATGATAGCTTATTAGGTATTGATCTAGAAACCGAATCCCATGAAGCAATTAAAGAATTAACAGGCTTTGAGTGGGCAGAAATCGAAACTATAATTCAAGCAGGTGGTCAGATAGGAGTTGCTGTCAAGGAACACAATTTAGAAACAATTACTAAATCCGTTAAAAGCATTGTTAACGTTTGGGTGAATGACGACAATCTCAAAGCTGAAGCTCAAAAAATCACAGGACTATCATGGGCAGAAATCCAACGGATTACTAATACTGGAGAAGCTATCAATAAAGCTATTGAACAAGGTAATACCGCAGCTTGGATTAAATCTAGTAACGAACTTCTTGGACTCTGGCAAGGTAATCAAACTCTTCAGAACTTCTTGAAGTCTAAGATAAATTTAGAATGGAAAGATTTTGAGCAAGTTGTCAAAGCAGGTCAATCTGTTGCCAGTACTTTGAATGATCAAAATGCTGAAAATTGGGGGCAATCAATCAAACAAATTTTAAATATTTGGTACGATGATGCCACCTTAAAAGAGAAACTATCTAAAGTATCAGGACTATCTTGGGAGCAGATTCAAAAAGCGGAAGAAACTATTTCAATCCTGAATAAAGCGAATTCACAAGGTAATACCTTAGCTTGGGTAGAAGCCAGTAATAAGTTTCTGAGTATTTGGTCAACTGACAAAACCTTGGCGAATAAAATTAAAGCCAATACAGGTTTAGATTGGCAAGATTTTGAAAAAATAGTCAAGGCTGGTCAGGCTACTGCGATCGCAGTTAATGATGAGGATTTAAAAAGCTGGGGACAAGCTGTAAGATATGTTGCAAATATCTGGGTTGATGATGCAACTCTGAAAAGCAAAATAGAAAAGGCAACAGGACTGACTTGGACACAACTAAACAAAATAGAAGAAAGTATTCAAGAACTCAATAAAGCTACAAAAGACAACAATCCTCAAGCCTGGAATACTGCAAGTGATAACATTCTGAAAATCTGGAAAGATGATAATGCTTTTGCCACAAAACTCAAGGAAGTTACTAATTTAGACTTTGGAGACTTAGAGCGAATTGTCAAAGCAGGTCAAGTATCCGCTATTGCTATTAATAGTAATGAATTAGCAAAATGGGGACAAGCCATCCGGCGAGTTGTGAATATTTGGGTTGATGATACAACACTAAAATCTACAGCAGTAGACCTGACTGGTTTATCTTGGGAGCAACTTCAGAAACTTGATCAGACTGTACAAAAAGTAAATACTGCTCTAGATAAAAATACAACTCAAGATTGGGTAACAACCAGTGATGAGATTCTGACAATTTGGAAAAACGATACTACCTTAGCCGAGAAACTAAAAACCTATACCGATTTAGATTGGCTAGACATTCAAAATATTGTCAAAGCTGGACAAGAAACAGCTAAAGCCATTGACCAAAAAACAATAGCTCAGTGGGGAAATGCTATTAAGAGTGCTGTCAATATCTGGGTTGATGATAAAACTCTCAAAGCTCAAGCCGAAAAAGCTACTGGACTAACTTGGCAACAATTAGAAAATCTTGCACGTACAAACAGACTAATTGCTCAAGCGCGAGAGGAAGATACTTTAGAGACATGGAAAAAATCAACTGATGAAATTCTAAACATTTGGTCGAAAGATACAGTATTGACTCAGAAGCTTAAAGAAAAAGCAGGAATAGAATGGAAAGATGTCGAATATATTGTTAAATCTGGTCAAGCGATCGCAACAGTATATCAAGCACAAACATTAGAGAATTTGACCGCAGCCATTCAGCAAATCGTGTTCTTTGGCAATCAAGATACTAAACTAAAGGAGAAAATAGATAGTCTTGTAGAAGTAGAATGGAAAAAATTAGAAGCAATCAGCCAAAAAAATCAGAAAATACAAGAAGGTTTAGTTCAACAGCAGCAAGAGATTTGGGTCACAACTAATAAGAACCTGATAACAATTTTGGAGGCTAGTGATTCTCTCATTCAATCAAATGTTGCACCTATTTTCATCAAGACTATTCCTAATCAGGCGGTAACAGACAATAAATTATTCACATTTACCATTCCTGAAAATACTTTCATTGACATAGACAAAGCAGATATTCTAACCTATTCGGCAACTGATGTGAATGGTAATGCACTTCCTAAATGGTTGACTTTTGATGCGAAGACAAGAACTTTTAACTTTAATGGCACTTCTACAGATACCAAAAGTTCCATTCTAGATATCAAACTTGAAGCAAAGGACAGTAAGGGAGCATCTTCTAGTAAGGTATTTAGTCTAAATATTATTAAACCCGGTGTAATCACTTTTAATGCTGCTAACTATAGCGTCAATGAAGATGGAAAAGCTATCACTGCCATTACCTTGACACGAACTAACGGCAGCGATGGAGCAGTGAGTGTGACTTTAACCCCATCTAACGTCACTGCAACTGCACCAGCCGACTTTAATAACACTCCAATTGTGGTTAACTTCGCTAACGGAGAAACCAGCAAAATTGTTACCATTCCTATTGTCAATGACACTGTATATGAACTTAGCGAAACCGTTAATCTTTCCCTCTCTAACCCCACCAACAGTGCAACATTAGGAACACAAAAAACCGCAGTCTTGACAGTAGTAGACAATGACTTAGCCAATGCTCCCAAAATTAACATTACTAATCCCACCACTGTTATTGAAGGACTTGATGCTAATGCCATCTTTACGGTAAATCTCTCGGCAGCTAGTCCCTATCCTGTAACTGTTAAATATACTACCGCTAACCAAACTGCGATCGCTGGTAGTGATTACACAGCAACCAGTGGTACTCTCAGCTTTGCAGCCAACGAAACCAGCAAAACTATCACTGTTCCCATTCTCAATGACAACCTCAATGAAGCTGAGAAGACCTTTACGCTGACATTGAGCAATCCGACAAATGCAAATCTGAGTAATAGTCAGGTAGTAGCCACTATTAGCGATACGTTAACTGCCAGTATCACCACCACTTTACCAACTCAAGTGGAAAACCTGACTCTCACAGGTAGTGCTGCTATCAACGGCACAGGAAATAGTTTGAATAACACAATTACAGGTAATGCGGCTAAAAATACAATCTCTGGAGGAGCTGGAGCTGATATTCTCACTGGAGGGTTAGATGCAGATCGCTTTGTCTACCCTGACTTTAAAGATTCGCTCTTAGCTGCACCCGATCGCATTACCGATTTTAATCCATCTGGGGGCGATCGCATTGTCGTCAATACCCCAACTTCACTGCCTACCGCACTCTTCAATGCTGGTATTTTCCCCACAGCTAGCTATTCTACATTGAATGCGGCGGCGATCGCTGCTTATGCAGATGCCAATCCCAATATTGCAGGAACACAACCTTTAGCCGCTAACCAAGCTGTCTTCTTTGGCTGGAATGGAGGTACTTACCTATCCGTCAATGATGGTACTGCTGCATTTAATGCTAGCAGTGACCTATTCATTAACATCACAGGTATGACTGGCACGTTAACTACTGGTTCGTTAACTACAAACAATTACTTTTCTGTTTGATGACTTTCTGTGAAAGCATAAGGTCAGCAACTTGCTCATCTTATGCTTTTTGTGACAGGGGAACAAAAAATAAGGAACCCTTATCTTTTATCCGATATAATCTACGATTAATACCTTTTTCTCTTGTCCATTGTTGTATATGTATAAATTTATACGTATTTAGTCTAAGTAAAATGAATAGTTAGTTTTTATTCATCCCATTTAAGACTCTTAAGAGCGCAATTATTACTGAGACGAAAGCAAATATTAAGTTCAAGTAGCCACCACAATTAAATTACACTGCTCACTTGTGTCATTAATGCTCGCAGCCACTCATCAGCAGGTAGATTATCTGTGCTTTGATGCCAACGCATAAACACCGAAAAACCTTCCAGTGGTAACGGGACTGGCAACAGTTTTAACGATTGACTCTGGGAAAATGTCTTGGCAACTCGTTGAGGTAGAGTTGCTACTAAATTACTTTGAGCGAGAATAAATGGTGCTATGAGAAAATGCGGTATCGAAATAGCAATATGTCGTTGAAGATTTTTTTGTGTCAGTAACGTATCAATACGTCCGACTCGATCTTCTTGAATAGAAACCAGCAAATGGGACTCTCTGAGATATTCCTCTAGAGAAAATTCACTGCCAATGTTGGGATGAGCCTGACGGCAGACACAACTATAAACCTCATGAAACAAAAACTGTTCTTTGTGTGATGAACTTTTTTCCGGAAAAAGTCCACATACTATGTCAATTTCTCCCTTGTCTAATAATGAGAGCAATTTTTGACGATCGCCTGCTCTGATTTGCAGGCTGATATTAGGTGCTATTACTTGTACAGTTTGTACTAATCTGGGCAACAATATAAATTCTACATAGTCTGACATTCCCATCACAAAGACGCGATCGCTGGTTGCTGGGTCAAAGTCTGGTTGTTCTAATAGGGCTGATTGAATTTGTTGCAGGGCGGGACGTAATTGTTGCGCCAGAGCTATGGCTTTGGGCGTGGGGGACAATCCTGTGGTTTTTCTGACAAATAATTCATCCTCCATTAAATTGCGTAACCGAGCTAGAGCATTACTGGTTGCTGGTTGGCTTAACCCTAATCTGAGGGCAGCACGAGTGACGTTCTGCTCAGTCATCAGTGCATCAAAAACTACTAGCAAATTTAAATCTAGTCCCGCCATATTGATGTGGTGAATATCACTCATATAAATTATCCATTGGACAAATATATGATGCCCGATCCAGGATGAATTTATCACTGTGGTCGTAATTAGGACATCGTTTTCCATGAGCAAGCAGATTTTAATGATTGTGGCTAACCCTTCTATATCGACTACTTTGGGTGTGCCTGTGGGGTTTTGGGCATCAGAATTGATACACCCTTACGATGTATTGACAAAAGCTGGCTTGCAAGTAGTCATTGCTAGTCCCCAAGGGGGCAAAGTTGAATTTGATAATTTCAGTGATCCTCGTGATGCTTCTGGTTATTCCCAAGATGACACGCTGTCACTGGAGTATATTCAGCAGCTCGAATTTATGAAATTGCTGGAAAACACACCGGCGCTCACTAATCTCAATCCAGATGATTTTGATGCAATTGTGGTGTGCGGTGGGCAATCCCCCATGTTTACTTTTCGTCAAAATACTGCTTTGGTGGGTCTGTTCTGCAAATTTTACGCAGATGCTAAACCAAGTGCGGCTTTATGTCACGGTACCTGTTTACTATTGGAAGCTACGCTGGCTGATGGCTCTCCTCTGATTCAAGGTAAAACAATCACGGGGTTTGCTAATAGTGAGGAAGATTATGCTGATCACGTTGTTGGTCAAAAGGTTATGCCATTCCGCATTGAAGATGAAGCCAAAAAATTAGGTGCTAACTTTGTCTCTCAAGAAGCTTTTGCACCTCATGCTGTCAGAGACGGATATCTGATCACTGGACAACAACAGAACTCTGGGACAGCGACAGCCAAACTGGTTTTAGAGGCGTTGGGTGTTACAGGAATCTCATGATGAAGATTGCATTTATCGGTATTGGACAGGTAGGTTCTGCATTAGCGGGTCAATTAGTGACGTTAGACCACACCGTAACTATTGCTGCACGCAACCCTAATTCAGATAGTGTCAAAACGGCTTTAGCTAAATATCCGGCATTACAAGTTGCTTCTCCTCAAGAGGCGATCGCTCAAGCGGAGATAATTTTTTTAGCTACTCCATTTAATGCTAAT encodes:
- a CDS encoding Calx-beta domain-containing protein; protein product: MSNFQPTASLKLAINLLTEKQKSLTSYLTALGLLGNQQTLQQLEAKFTQAFNKVLTDHQILKSNADIATVSFQQIENKLELLTDNYQIEKEKYDSLTSRRLELTNLGKILTTKKQALESGFTKNQAEIKTSFDLISQRIETAKNKLINETNAVVKAGIQKEINGYLIELENTQELLAVKNSDYQKQVNLLTSQITKNSADLKSLEQNAIPTQQKELATVEKRLTDAKSVYNQQQLVKTNANSALQNFENVYATFFGIAPKNQSFSPNYALKFDGVDDYLESPSSIIPTQGTNHPFTVSVWAKIDLIVQAGLFELVSQGTSGNAFYLGGLGGKIRVGDTWSNTGVNVPSDGLWHLYTVVRDTNNTHLYIDGELKASKGSAIANPANTKFWVGRQYLGGEFPKATIADISVWNTALSSTQVQTMPKGFLSGGESGLVGYWKLNEGTGNIAKDKSLFQRNLTIQGASWASDTIPDTVKLQQQFLTLQELEVNQQRLTALQSQVVSEESVNVALQGNTVQSYVTLIPQLGKQIQGLSDIWLKTLQDNHDLTVKVYNQQQNYSKSFDDLTKYIETKLADPDGNYAINEVQLNEAIVAYDILGQRRDALARSVGDTENVVSLLSAQVKQVDELNQKIKHIQDLTQLESFYANLDEAKIRLQSINNADYDWVNTNIVKNVESLFLINKNLGKQQVADNLQKVLSNYTTFFKSQNQTYTNLYQSYISAGDQLNIDLADISNRRKAKENELIQKYKAIRSDVTGNYYFLTSANSWFKAQAEAVAAGGNLVTINNQQEQNWIYQNFLRQKYWIGLSDHLKEGEMRWINGEPVNYTNWMPNEPNNFSGNEDFVYTDGNVNGLWNDSPDYSIIRTRNFQYPLQGIVEFNFQQYDQQEKAARDKAVAAKNTVNNTLQSLHDQGIRVLTSATTQALSPLLISNLSDEINQQVSDLVIQIDLPNQKQQEKSLETSLQTYVKQKQAVIVQSGINDKAIADLQSLRLETAYLILEANKEPNKVQAYLQEYFSPFGTGTFNELINTFSGGGFTNDTTWRDVGDFADVNGDGKQDYIVPWNNSGKRALAVYLAKGDGTFNEFINTFSSGVFTPDTTWKDLGDFADVNGDGKQDYIVPWNNSGTRALAVYLSKGDGTFNELINTFSGGGFTNDTTWRDLGDFADVNGDGKQDYIVPWNNSGKRALAVYLAKGDGTFNEFINTFSSGVFTPDTTWKDLGDFADVNGDGKQDYIVPWNNSGTRALAVYLSKGDGTFNELINTFSGGGFTNDTTWRDVGDFADVNGDGKQDYIVPWNNSGKRALAVYLAKGDGTFNEFINTFSSGVFTPDTTWKDLGDFADVNGDGKQDYIVPWNNSGTRALAVYLSKGDGTFNEFINTFSSGVFTPDTKWRDLGDFADVNGDGKQDYIVPWNNGGTRVLAVYLATKNIEFIRDTYFPELSNLTTLATLQQQITSQLTQSQQQLETVKNTITQQQAAANAALSQANWYEQEAPTFWERSHKQGAFWIEYRTYKEKKWYGRSKTRVQEIRHVDHDWIIWDTYTKQAANLKQYAADLLKGVETNTTQQNTVTTILTQWNAAKSIADDAQLTYDQLLSQLQLLEAERQLTPEKQAQLATLEKLLPTLKTQLAQAQKEVTTAKAKVTQEWGEYQTSADTYQTALNDILKRKATLETQSQQLLQEIKEVEQWVSSQTTAIDTEIQTTTTLKQQLKTQLDEIAKKLVTNSTNNDLLSQKTQLQEAIQLLTHKETILTAQKATLTQKQTLLTTQKDVIQNEQKLLLAYLVSPDNDTSNLEKLLQDSRAALAEAQRLAQQAEASSQVLTASMENLQTFLQLQNDKYLTAVKDKQNALKAILDATELKENYTLKAAQKQEELNTLSTQALQRLKEASDAGSKEAKTLLDVARNKNIATAAELYYKDYSDLASDKGGACAAGLARPEDRILADHYYAEMVKYKDLEKLSQQQANQFAQIRTTAETQLEFLKQQQNLASKELADLKASIGNTQNIIDAQKQALNVAQLRVEALSELRNWTEQTLNQVLQVEKLNLAQAKIEQTIAQQRQNGIDDAIAQQLERDRLSIDRQKAIATVKLEQLTQITAEDTLQQALNDLRSDLGLTPIEDFIQKAEWKADLAGILVDIEALKQKKEFSTDLKNLLNATSQDIHTALQGKEAKTIQDNLLKTTDALIKQTNSYSSAITILQQEEQTYLTLQQKATTDLQGATKLLLAEIEKTGKLDSEKQLLTQQNLEALYKVANAKNAGEISTGLAKQSLDILNQIIDGRIQERKIREKAFVNELLGAATLVVAVVATVLTAGAAAAGAGLIGTTVVGGATVLGVSTTTISSLASTFSLISSSLSAVQSAYNGDWAGAIFNAAMAYATFEINAINTELAQNADVVNATKAIDVAKKADNAKLVTELTQKLENLKYTLSPNLLDLKRFQSVAQGSYNAYKYAETGDTKLALLSGIQGLANAASLGIADLKDLSKVSDAQKFFITAGQVSLVTAEGVKAIEDGNWLEAAKAISSIARTIDKNFALGLGEAGKKELTDITGLKWEEIQDLRKLSSALYQSINNEDWIKVIQAAGKAINLVDDSLLGIDLETESHEAIKELTGFEWAEIETIIQAGGQIGVAVKEHNLETITKSVKSIVNVWVNDDNLKAEAQKITGLSWAEIQRITNTGEAINKAIEQGNTAAWIKSSNELLGLWQGNQTLQNFLKSKINLEWKDFEQVVKAGQSVASTLNDQNAENWGQSIKQILNIWYDDATLKEKLSKVSGLSWEQIQKAEETISILNKANSQGNTLAWVEASNKFLSIWSTDKTLANKIKANTGLDWQDFEKIVKAGQATAIAVNDEDLKSWGQAVRYVANIWVDDATLKSKIEKATGLTWTQLNKIEESIQELNKATKDNNPQAWNTASDNILKIWKDDNAFATKLKEVTNLDFGDLERIVKAGQVSAIAINSNELAKWGQAIRRVVNIWVDDTTLKSTAVDLTGLSWEQLQKLDQTVQKVNTALDKNTTQDWVTTSDEILTIWKNDTTLAEKLKTYTDLDWLDIQNIVKAGQETAKAIDQKTIAQWGNAIKSAVNIWVDDKTLKAQAEKATGLTWQQLENLARTNRLIAQAREEDTLETWKKSTDEILNIWSKDTVLTQKLKEKAGIEWKDVEYIVKSGQAIATVYQAQTLENLTAAIQQIVFFGNQDTKLKEKIDSLVEVEWKKLEAISQKNQKIQEGLVQQQQEIWVTTNKNLITILEASDSLIQSNVAPIFIKTIPNQAVTDNKLFTFTIPENTFIDIDKADILTYSATDVNGNALPKWLTFDAKTRTFNFNGTSTDTKSSILDIKLEAKDSKGASSSKVFSLNIIKPGVITFNAANYSVNEDGKAITAITLTRTNGSDGAVSVTLTPSNVTATAPADFNNTPIVVNFANGETSKIVTIPIVNDTVYELSETVNLSLSNPTNSATLGTQKTAVLTVVDNDLANAPKINITNPTTVIEGLDANAIFTVNLSAASPYPVTVKYTTANQTAIAGSDYTATSGTLSFAANETSKTITVPILNDNLNEAEKTFTLTLSNPTNANLSNSQVVATISDTLTASITTTLPTQVENLTLTGSAAINGTGNSLNNTITGNAAKNTISGGAGADILTGGLDADRFVYPDFKDSLLAAPDRITDFNPSGGDRIVVNTPTSLPTALFNAGIFPTASYSTLNAAAIAAYADANPNIAGTQPLAANQAVFFGWNGGTYLSVNDGTAAFNASSDLFINITGMTGTLTTGSLTTNNYFSV
- a CDS encoding LysR family transcriptional regulator, which gives rise to MSDIHHINMAGLDLNLLVVFDALMTEQNVTRAALRLGLSQPATSNALARLRNLMEDELFVRKTTGLSPTPKAIALAQQLRPALQQIQSALLEQPDFDPATSDRVFVMGMSDYVEFILLPRLVQTVQVIAPNISLQIRAGDRQKLLSLLDKGEIDIVCGLFPEKSSSHKEQFLFHEVYSCVCRQAHPNIGSEFSLEEYLRESHLLVSIQEDRVGRIDTLLTQKNLQRHIAISIPHFLIAPFILAQSNLVATLPQRVAKTFSQSQSLKLLPVPLPLEGFSVFMRWHQSTDNLPADEWLRALMTQVSSVI
- a CDS encoding type 1 glutamine amidotransferase domain-containing protein; protein product: MSKQILMIVANPSISTTLGVPVGFWASELIHPYDVLTKAGLQVVIASPQGGKVEFDNFSDPRDASGYSQDDTLSLEYIQQLEFMKLLENTPALTNLNPDDFDAIVVCGGQSPMFTFRQNTALVGLFCKFYADAKPSAALCHGTCLLLEATLADGSPLIQGKTITGFANSEEDYADHVVGQKVMPFRIEDEAKKLGANFVSQEAFAPHAVRDGYLITGQQQNSGTATAKLVLEALGVTGIS